Below is a window of Pseudomonas sp. B21-040 DNA.
TTGGCTTCATTGAAAGTGCGTGGGGCGGCGGCCTGGGCGCCGAAGGTGATGAACAAAAACAGCAAAGCAAACCAGCGGACGCTCATTGACTCAATCTTCCTTCGGCACAACCCAGAAAATCTGCACGCCGCCATCGTCGCGATAGGCGAGGGTGACGTTGTCGTTCTCGTCGATTTCTTCGAGCAATTGCTCCCACTCATCCACGGGTTCATCCGGCAGGCGGAAGATCAGTGCGGCTTTGGCTTTTTGAGCGGTGGGGGAATTGATGATTTTCTGAACGCGCATGCCCATGCGTTCATAGGTGCCAGGAGAGGTGGAGGTGGTAGCCACGGGATTATCCTTATTAAGCTGTACGTGCATACAGTATTTAACTGTAAGCATTTTCGCAACTGCTTAAAATTCAAGAAAATCCTCTGACAGTGGTTTTTTCCGTTTGGTGTAGGAAGAGCGAAATTTTTTTGTCGGCGTTTTGCGGAGGGCGTTAACCACTCGTCAACGCTGACGAGTGGTTAATAAAGTGCCCGACCAGAACCGGTGGGGCGAGGGCGAATCAATATTCCCAGAACATCCGTTGCAGCTCTTTGCTGTCGTTGGTCTTGGTCAGTGCAACCATGGCCAGGATGCGGGCTTTTTGCGGGTTCAAATCGTGCGCGACAACCCAGTCGTATTTGTCGTCAGGCTGTTCGGCGTTACGCAGGACGAAACCGCCAGCGTTCACGTGAGACGAACGAATGATTTGAACGCCGTCCTTGCGCAGGGCTTGCAGGGCTGGAACCACGCGAGAGGAAACCGAACCATTGCCAGTACCGGCATGGATGATCGCTTTGGCGCCGGACTGCGCCAGTGCCTTGTAGGCCGTGTCGCTGACATTGCCGTAGGAGTAGGCGATTTCTACGTCGGGCAGGCTCTTGATGGTTTTGATGTCGAATTCCGAGTCCATGGTGTGACGCTTGGCCGGCAGGCGGAACCAGTAGGACTTGCCTTCAACCACCATGCCCAACGGACCCCAGGCACTTTTAAACGCTTCCGTCTTGATGTTGATCATCTTGCTGACGTCGCGACCCGACTGGATCTCGTCGTTCATGGTCACCAGGACGCCTTTGCCGCGCGCTTCTTTGCTGCTGGCGACGGCGACGGCGTTATACAGGTTCAACATGCCGTCGGCCGACATCGCAGTGCCTGGACGCATGGAGCCGACGACGATGATCGGCTTGTCGGTTTTTTCCACCAGGTTCAGGAAGTAAGCGGTTTCTTCCAGGGTATCGGTGCCGTGGGTGATCACGATGCCATCGACGTCTTTGCTGTCGGCCAGTTCGGCCACGCGACGGCCCAACTGAAGCAGGTTGTCATTGGTGATGCTTTCCGAGGCGATCTGCATGACCTGCTCGCCACGAACATTAGCCAATTGGCTCAATTCCGGAACACCGGCAATCAACTGTTCGATGCCAACTTTTGCCGCCTGGTAAGTTGCGCTGTTCGCGGCGCTCGCGCCTGCGCCGGCAATGGTGCCGCCAGTGGCCAGGATGACCACGTTCGCCAGCTTCTGTTTGGTTTCGACTTCTTTTGCTTGAAGGGCAGCAGGCAGGAGGAGCAAGAGGGCCAAAGCGCCCGGAATAAAAGTATTGAAAGCAGATTTCATTATTTTCTCTCTAGTAGTGAGACGGTGCTGATGCAAGTTCATCTAGATGCGCCCCTGGCAGATCTGAACGCCGGGGGTATGGGTGAAGAGCAGGATCTGTACCAGTCAAACGTCGATAGAAAAAAATATCTAACCTTATGATTTATATAGGTAATTGTTTTTAGTCTGATGCATGTTAAACGTCATGTTGTCCGGGTTTCCGAATGTGGTGTGCGTTTGCGTTCGGCTCTCCGAAAATGCCTACGACTTTTGCTGGCAAATTCGCCTTGCCAGATCTGCAATCAGTGCTAAAGAAAACCTCGCGCAGGTCGATGCCCCTGAAAGGTTATTTTTCTTACAGGAGTTAACGTGTCCTTCTCTATCGGTTTTCCAAATGCAGGCGCGATCACCATCGGTGGCAAATCCCCGTCAACGATCAATGCCTTGAGCGAAGCGACGGCAGATGCCTCGACAGCGGTTCTGGATAAGGAAGAGGGCCGCGACAACCAGGTTCGAACCGGTGGCGGAACGCAGGGCGCCGAAGCCAAGTCCGAAGGCGGCAGCACCCAAAGTATTGCGGTGCAAACGCTGCTCAAGCGTATGCAGGAACTGCAACAGCAACTGCGCGAACAACAGCAGCAATTGGCCGCCGCTCAGGCAGCGACTTATCCGACGCCGGAAGCCAAGGCTACAGCGGTCATGTCGATCCAGGGACAGATCGCCGACACCACCGGAGCGCTGTCACAAGTGACGGGTAATCTGGTGAAAGAGCTGGCCAAGGACTCCAGTACGGGTGGCCTGATCAGCACCACTGCGTAACGTGGAGGGGGAGGTTTTGTTTGCGAAGACGCCAAACAGCTCGTTGACAAATCCTGGCAGGATTCGCATAGTTCGGTCTACGCAAACGTTTGCGCGACCCTGTTCGCAGTCTGACTCCTGACGATTGGGGTCCAGGCGTTACTCCAGCGCAAGCACTGCTCACAATAATCATAAGATCGGAGTGAACCCATGAAGCTGCCATTCGCTGGACGTCTTCTTGCTGTCGCTATGCTGGCTGTCGCATCCGCTGCACTGCCTGTCTCATCGGCATTCGCCGAGTCTCCTGAAAAACCCAAAGTCGCGCTGGTCATGAAGTCCCTGGCCAACGAATTCTTCCTGACCATGGAAGATGGCGCCAAGGCCTACCAGAAAGACCATTCCGGCGAATTCGAGTTGATCTCCAACGGCATCAAAGACGAAACGGATACCGCTGGCCAGACACGCATCGTCGAGCAAATGATCCTGGCCAAAGTCAATGCACTGGTCATCGCTCCGGCGGATTCCAAAGCCATGGTTCCGGTGATCAAGAAAGCCATCGACGCCGGAATCACCGTGATCAACATCGACAACCAGCTGGATCCTGCCGTCGTCAAAAGCAAGAACATGACGGTGCCGTTCGTGGGCCCGGATAACCGCAAAGGCGCGCGTCTGGTCGGCGAGTACCTGGCCAAGCAACTGAAGGCCGGTGACGAAGTCGGCATCATCGAAGGCGTGTCCACCACCACCAACGCCCAGGCCCGTACCGCTGGTTTCAAAGATGCGATGGAAGCGGCGCAGATCAAAGTCGTTTCATTGCAGTCTGGCGACTGGGAGATCGACAAGGGCAACAAGGTTGCCGCCTCGATCCTCAGCGAGTACCCGGATGTCAAAGCCCTGCTGGCCGGTAACGACAGCATGGCCGTCGGTGCCGTTTCCGCCGTGCGTGCAGCGGGCAAGGCCGGCAAGGTGCAAGTGGTCGGTTACGACAACATCAACGCCATCAAGCCGATGCTCAAGGACGGTCGCGTTCTGGCGACCGCCGACCAGTTTGCAGCCAGGCAAGCGGTGTTCGGTATCGAGACTGCGCTGAAGATCATCAAGGGCGAGAAGGTCGACAGCGGCACCAACGGCGTGATTGAAACCCCGGTAGAACTGGTTACCAAGTAGGCCTTCTGGCGACACAACGGTGCTCGCCCGTCGGGGCGGGCACATGGAGAGTTTTATGTCCGTTTGCGCCCCGAACGCTGTCCTCTCGGTCAGCGGTATCGGCAAGACCTACGCTCAACCTGTCCTGACCGGCATTGACCTGACGCTGATACGCGGCGAAGTGCTGGCGCTGACCGGCGAGAATGGCGCGGGTAAAAGCACGCTGTCGAAGATCATTGGCGGGCTGGTGACGCCGACTACTGGCCAGATGCAGTTTCAGGGGCAGGATTACCGCCCCGGCAGTCGGACCCAGGCCGAAGACCTGGGCATCCGCATGGTCATGCAAGAACTCAATCTGTTGCCGACACTGTCGGTGGCGGAAAACCTGTTTCTCGATAATTTGCCCAGTACCGGTGGCTGGATCAGTCGCAAGCAACTGCGCAAGGCGGCGATCGAGGCCATGGCTCAGGTCGGCCTCGATGCGATCGATCCGGACACTCTGGTCGGCGACCTCGGTATCGGTCACCAGCAAATGGTCGAGATTGCCCGCAACCTGATTGGCGACTGCCATGTACTAATCCTCGACGAGCCGACGGCCATGCTGACGGCGCGCGAAGTCGAGATGCTGTTCGAGCAAATCACCCGCCTTCAATCGCGAGGCGTGTCGATCATCTATATCTCTCACCGCCTCGAAGAGTTGGCGCGGGTCGCCCAGCGCATTGCGGTTTTGCGCGACGGCAACCTGGTCTGCGTCGAGCCGATGGCCAATTACAACAGCGAGCAATTGGTCACCCTGATGGTCGGTCGCGAGCTCGGCGAACACATGGACATGGGGCCACGCAAGATCGGCGCTCCCGCGTTGACGGTCAAGGGCCTGACCCGCTCCGATAAGGTTCGCGATGTGTCCTTCGAAGTTCGCACTGGCGAAATCTACGGTATCTCCGGATTGATCGGGGCAGGGCGCACCGAG
It encodes the following:
- a CDS encoding DUF1654 domain-containing protein yields the protein MLTVKYCMHVQLNKDNPVATTSTSPGTYERMGMRVQKIINSPTAQKAKAALIFRLPDEPVDEWEQLLEEIDENDNVTLAYRDDGGVQIFWVVPKED
- a CDS encoding asparaginase — translated: MKSAFNTFIPGALALLLLLPAALQAKEVETKQKLANVVILATGGTIAGAGASAANSATYQAAKVGIEQLIAGVPELSQLANVRGEQVMQIASESITNDNLLQLGRRVAELADSKDVDGIVITHGTDTLEETAYFLNLVEKTDKPIIVVGSMRPGTAMSADGMLNLYNAVAVASSKEARGKGVLVTMNDEIQSGRDVSKMINIKTEAFKSAWGPLGMVVEGKSYWFRLPAKRHTMDSEFDIKTIKSLPDVEIAYSYGNVSDTAYKALAQSGAKAIIHAGTGNGSVSSRVVPALQALRKDGVQIIRSSHVNAGGFVLRNAEQPDDKYDWVVAHDLNPQKARILAMVALTKTNDSKELQRMFWEY
- a CDS encoding sugar ABC transporter substrate-binding protein; protein product: MKLPFAGRLLAVAMLAVASAALPVSSAFAESPEKPKVALVMKSLANEFFLTMEDGAKAYQKDHSGEFELISNGIKDETDTAGQTRIVEQMILAKVNALVIAPADSKAMVPVIKKAIDAGITVINIDNQLDPAVVKSKNMTVPFVGPDNRKGARLVGEYLAKQLKAGDEVGIIEGVSTTTNAQARTAGFKDAMEAAQIKVVSLQSGDWEIDKGNKVAASILSEYPDVKALLAGNDSMAVGAVSAVRAAGKAGKVQVVGYDNINAIKPMLKDGRVLATADQFAARQAVFGIETALKIIKGEKVDSGTNGVIETPVELVTK
- a CDS encoding sugar ABC transporter ATP-binding protein, translated to MSVCAPNAVLSVSGIGKTYAQPVLTGIDLTLIRGEVLALTGENGAGKSTLSKIIGGLVTPTTGQMQFQGQDYRPGSRTQAEDLGIRMVMQELNLLPTLSVAENLFLDNLPSTGGWISRKQLRKAAIEAMAQVGLDAIDPDTLVGDLGIGHQQMVEIARNLIGDCHVLILDEPTAMLTAREVEMLFEQITRLQSRGVSIIYISHRLEELARVAQRIAVLRDGNLVCVEPMANYNSEQLVTLMVGRELGEHMDMGPRKIGAPALTVKGLTRSDKVRDVSFEVRTGEIYGISGLIGAGRTELLRLIFGADTADSGTIALGSPAQVVSIRSPADAVSHGIALITEDRKGEGLLLTQSISANIAMGNMPVISSAGFVNNADEMSLAQRQIDAMRIRSSSPTQLVSELSGGNQQKVVIGRWLERDCSVMLFDEPTRGIDVGAKFDIYSLLGELTRQGKALVVVSSDLRELMLICDRIGVLSAGRLIDTFERDRWTQDDLLAAAFAGYQKRDALLNEAAPRDLP